In Zalophus californianus isolate mZalCal1 chromosome 4, mZalCal1.pri.v2, whole genome shotgun sequence, the following proteins share a genomic window:
- the LOC118356914 gene encoding coiled-coil-helix-coiled-coil-helix domain-containing protein 2-like has translation MPRGSRSRTSRVAPPASRAPQMRVAPRPAPAAQPPAAAPPAAVGSPAAVPRQPGLMAQMATTAAGVAVGSAVGHTIGHAITGGFSGGGNAEPSRPDITYQEPQETQPAYQEQQQFGPCHYEMKQFLECAQNQGDLKLCEGFSEVLKQCRFANGLA, from the coding sequence ATGCCGCGTGGAAGTCGGAGCCGCACCTCCCGCGTGGCCCCTCCGGCCAGCCGGGCACCTCAGATGAGAGTGGCACCTAGACCAGCGCCAGCAGCTCAGCCTCCAGCAGCGGCTCCACCAGCTGCTGTTGGCTCACCTGCTGCTGTGCCCCGGCAGCCAGGGCTCATGGCCCAGATGGCAACCACTGCAGCTGGCGTGGCTGTGGGCTCTGCTGTCGGGCACACGATAGGTCATGCCATCACTGGGGGCTTCAGTGGAGGAGGCAATGCTGAGCCTTCAAGGCCTGACATCACTTACCAGGAGCCTCAGGAAACCCAGCCAGCATACCAGGAGCAGCAGCAGTTTGGCCCATGCCACTATGAGATGAAACAGTTTCTGGAGTGTGCCCAGAACCAGGGTGACCTGAAGCTTTGTGAAGGTTTCAGCGAGGTGCTGAAACAGTGCAGATTTGCAAATGGATTAGCCTAA